In Vanrija pseudolonga chromosome 4, complete sequence, a single window of DNA contains:
- the spp27 gene encoding Upstream activation factor subunit spp27, which translates to MTSAYVAGLVPRIRQILKSSDLSTISAKGVRKTLIGEGEDEAIIKENRKDIDAQIAIIYEEFCKDEEASESSEDEPLTNNRRDSASHHHAHPPSSQPEPLKKKAKTEPKHEQQVESDEAMAARMQAEFDEMVRGGRGQRSTSKAKTKIKKSKSASKKKRSASDIEDSDDEKPKKRGGGGGGGVFNKELILSDALGGWLGEERLSRPQTVKRIWEYVKANGLQDQSDKRFILCDSEMQRVFNTEKLHMFTMNKLLSAHFRDPDEVV; encoded by the exons ATGACATCCGCA TACGttgccggcctcgtcccGCGCATCCGCCAGATCCTCAAGTCGAGCGACCTGTCGACCAT CTCGGCCAAGGGCGTCCGCAAGACTCTCattggcgagggcgaggatgaggcgaTCATCAAGGAGAATCGGAAGGACATTGACGCTCAG ATCGCCATCATCTATGAAGAATTCtgcaaggacgaggaggcgtcagagtcgagcgaggacgagccgtTGACCAACAACCGGCGTGACTCGgcctcgcaccaccacgcgcacccgccgtcgtcgcagcccgagccgctcaagaagaaggccaagacggAGCCCAAGCACGAGCAGCAGGtggagagcgacgaggccatggcGGCGAGAATGCAGGCCGAGTTCGACGAGATGGTTCGGGGCGGGAGAGGCCAGAGATCGAcgtccaaggccaagacaAAAATCAAAAAGTCCAAGTCGGCGtccaagaagaagcgcagcgcgagcgacaTTGAGGATTCGGACGACGAAAAGCCCAAgaagcgcggcgggggcggcggcggcggcgtgttcAACAAGGAGCTGATTCTGAG tgatgccctcggcggctggctaggcgaggagcgcctctCGCGCCCGCAGACGGTCAAGCGCATATGGGAGTACGTCAAGGCGAATGGACTGCAGGACCAGTCGGACAAGCGGTTCATCCTGTGCGACTCGGAGATGCAGCGCGTCTTCAACACGGAGAAGCTGCACATGTTTAC TATGAACAAGCTCCTCTCGGCCCACTTCcgcgaccccgacgaggtTGTCTAG
- the SPBC25B2.10 gene encoding Universal stress protein A family protein: MTLRPAIKTVSSATSIPGLAMSREASLTSPTHHTGSAAATLLASPRPSVSTASGTSTGAGFPRTNTINSTVGENKYRRKVGFEAFDTGADTLFTFTCQTKSEGYKRSRNTRVFLVAVSPDESGEDALDWLMSELVEDGDEVVAMRVVEMGEEERQTNPAHQELREDAQDLLARVLHKNDEEDGRKISVIVEVVVGHVPDMILKMIALYRPDSLIVGTKGQRSRLQNWGKRLGAPGMGSISRFAVSHSPIPVVVVRPERKVKKTMKRREDKGKRGQYAALVGPDDNMLSRSRSRERSRERSRGRSSERGGISD, from the exons ATGACCCTCCGCCCAGCCATCAAGACCGTGTCCTCCGCGACGTCCATCCCCGGCCTCGCAATGTCCCGCGAGGCGTCCCTCACCAGCCCGACGCACCAcactggctcggcggcggcgacgctgctcgcgtcCCCGCGCCCGTCCGTGTCCACCGCGAGCGGAAcgagcaccggcgccggcttccCGCGCACCAACACAATCAACTCGACCGTCGGAGAGAACAAGTACCGCCGCAAGGTCGGATTCGAGGCGTTTGACACTGGCGCAGACACTTTGTTTACGTTTACTTGTCAG ACCAAATCCGAGGGGTACAAGCGCTCGCGCAACACGCGCGTGTTCCTCGTTGCCGTATCGCCTgacgagtcgggcgaggaTGCGCTCGACTGGCTCATGtccgagctggtcgaggacggtgacgaggtcgtcgccatgCGGGTGgtcgagatgggcgaggagg AACGCCAAACCAACCCTGCACACCAGGAGCTCCGCGAAGACGCCCAGGACCTGTTAGCCCGGGTACTGCACAAGAATGACGAAGAGGACGGGCGCAAG ATCTCGGTgattgtcgaggtcgtcgtaGGACACGTCCCAGACATGATTCTCAAGATGATCGCCCTCTACCGTCCCGACT CCCTCATCGTCGGCACAAAGGGCCAGCGATCGCGTCTCCAGAACTGGGgcaagcgcctcggcgcgccgggtATGGGCTCCATCTCGCGCTTTGCAGTGTCGCACTCGCCcatccccgtcgtcgtcgtgcgcccCGAACGCAAGGTCAAGAAGACAATGAAGCGCCGAGAGGACAAGGGTAAGCGCGGCCAgtacgccgcgctcgtcggccccgACGACAACATGCTCTCGCGCAGCCGATCCCGCGAGCGCAGCCGCGAGCGCTCGCGCGGCCGAAGCTCTGAGCGGGGCGGCATCAGCGACTAG
- the TRM44 gene encoding tRNA (uracil-O(2)-)-methyltransferase, giving the protein MATTQASPAGSSKAPVDPKAPLHIQHPKFKPEYHAAVSPCLLTTDTERWVTPLSAPAFFPLDVFHTVLEELTSHPEQNSSLILRAEPLPVHISDEDDEGIGARLGLTHKTQRLRFVPRQPRRDSRLEQRVFTYADASDGEHGEQRLGLVVKLPDAESAADVPYYHPAVRKLAFVWEAADESAEAVFDEATGDKVYGRISISYLPFEDSPSAVGPDVFLVPPPNKAKAARKRSPLAPVTEEPAVVLEAEDKAGADEARALAEKRLQRTCLALLEKLHKHGHGSHNGYVKRVIHDVVVSKAPFQDLYQALKERHHTLESRKAKAWSTKVEDVKRHVWKNPGSPDDPSLPANLSAWGSQDIAIAAFLMLLWKDMYPVREGPTLTGMEWDKWGRPGGGFIDLGCGNALLVHILISEGYSGKGYELRKRRTWPEYPAETQAALVELPINMPSLFPETLEQWESGEWPGSESCVIKEDTFLIGNHADELTPWLPLLSLLPRSPVPHLSLPCCLHTLDDAFTTLDYTPPPHPHTPAGGFDDGLEAGSSRYKSYVMWLGWCGLQAGWQWEKEPLRIPSTRGWGIVARKRWATDKEQDRECRTWALQEVNRVRQGGAFKVREKEGNDH; this is encoded by the exons ATGGCGACGACCCAAGCCTCGCCAGCAGGCTCCTCCAAGGCCCCAGTGGACCCCAAGGCGCCACTACACATCCAGCACCCGAAATTCAAGCCCGAGTACCACGCAGCCGTCAGCCCCTGCCTGCTGACGACGGACACGGAGCGATGGGTGACCCCGCTGTCCGCGCCGGCCTTCTTCCCGCTCGACGTCTTCCACACGGTGCTGGAGGAGCTCACGAGCCACCCGGAACAGAACTCGAGCCTGATTCTGCGTGCTGAGCCGCTGCCAGTCCACatcagcgacgaggacgacgaggggatcggcgcgcggctcggcCTGACGCACAAGACCCAGCGGCTGCGCTTCGtgccgcgccagccgcggcgcgactcgcgcctcgagcagcgcgtgTTCACGTATGCAGATGCGAGCGATGGAGAgcatggcgagcagcgcctcggACTCGTCGTCAAACTCCCCGACGCGGAGAGCGCAGCCGACGTGCCGTACTACCACCCAGCGGTGCGCAAGCTCGCGTTCGTGTgggaggcggccgacgagtcggccgaggccgtgttCGACGAGGCGACCGGCGACAAGGTGTATGGACGGATATCGATCTCGTACCTCCCGTTCGAGGACTCGCCTTCTGCCGTCGGGCCCGACGTCTTCCTCGTGCCCCCGCCcaacaaggccaaggcggcgcgcaagcgcTCCCCGCTCGCTCCGGTGACTGAGGAGCCTGCGgtggtgctcgaggccgaggacaaggccggggcggacgaggcgcgcgcgctcgccgagaagaGACTGCAGCGAACTTGCCTTGCCCTGCTGGAGAAGCTGCACAAGCACGGCCATGGCTCGCACAATGGCTATGTGAAGCGTGTTATCCACGAT GTCGTAGTGTCCAAGGCCCCGTTCCAGGACCTGTATCAGGCCTTGAAGGAGCGCCACCACACTCTCGAGtcgcgcaaggccaaggcgtggagcaccaaggtcgaggacgtcaagcGACATGTGTGGAAG AACCCAGGCTCACCAGACGACCCGTCGCTTCCGGCCAATCTCTCGGCGTGGGGCTCACAGGACATTGCGATTGCCGCGTTTCTCATGCTGCTCTGGAAGGACATGTACCCTGTGCGCGAGGGGCCCACGCTCACCGGCATGGAGTGGGACAAGTGGGGTCGCCCAGGCGGGGGCTTTATCGACTTGGGCTGC GGAAACGCACTCCTTGTTCACATTCTCATATCAGAG GGCTACAGTGGCAAGGGGTACGAGCTTCGCAAGCGGCGTACCTGGCCAGAGTATCCTGCAGAGACccaggcggcgctcgtcgagctgccaATCAACATGCCCTCATTGTTCCCAGAGACGCTGGAACAATGGGAGAGCGGAGAGTGGCCGGGCAGCGAGTCGTGTGTCATCAAGGAAGACACCTTTTTAATCGGAAACCACGCCGATGAGTTGACA CCATGGCTTCCTCTCCTGTCGCTTCTTCCCCGATCGCCGGTGCCACACTTATCCCTTCCTTGTTGCCTGCATACACTCGACGACGCATTCACGACCCTCGATTACAcacctccaccccacccgcaTACCCCTGCTGGCGGGTTTGACGATGGCCTCGAGGCAGGCTCGAGCCGATACAAGTCGTACGTCATGTGGCTGGGCTGGTGTGGCTTGCAGGCCGGCTGGCAGTGGGAGAAGGAGCCCCTGCGCATCCCCTCCACGCGTGGTTGGGGCATTGTCGCCCGGAAGCGGTGGGCAACGGACAAGGAGCAAGATCGTGAGTGCCGGACCTGGGCGTTGCAAGAGGTCAACAGGGTGCGCCAAGGTGGCGCCTTCAAGGTTcgggagaaggagggcaaTGATCACTAG
- the etp1 gene encoding Electron transfer protein, mitochondrial — MSVLQPFALRGLVSRALRPSQQAAPSLLRGLRTSAPAFNRPVLRPTTTSRAAPPAAGSFFAQSYLPFSASARASFFTPRAYATESAAPPQPQSKDTAADAVADVRVIPKSLPIWLLGCSALVFGIIVIGGLTRLTESGLSIVEWNPITGMRPPISDAEWDAEWEKYKLSPEGIMINANITREEFKFIFFMEWAHRLAGRALGVVFVVPAIYYCSRYKLPRGLPTTLLALAAGIGLQGVLGWYMVKSGLEQEIVENNAVPRVSQYRLAAHLSAALALYVGMVHTAFSLRRDQKLAAQARSGPAGLAAVEKLATALNSPAVKKFRGFIGVIGAMVFLTAVSGAFVAGLDAGLVYNEFPTMGGKLIPDTDELFDKRYAKAADKSDNWWRNMLENPVTAQFDHRVLAITTFTFLVAQHLIARRPVLRLGPNALPRSSQRWSAWTAAAALGQVTLGITTLLYLVPIPLAAAHQAGSVVLLTCLMGLAASMRRPGRALNAMRQAVKQQQAPKAPPKA; from the exons ATGTCGGTCCTCCAGCCCTTCGCGCTGCGCGGGctcgtgtcgcgcgcgctgcgcccgtcgcagcaggccgcgccgtcgctccTCCGTGGCTTGCGCACCTCCGCACCGGCATTCAACCGCCCCGTCCTGCGCcctaccaccacctcgcgcgccgcacccccGGCCGCAGGGTCGTTCTTCGCCCAGTCGTACCTccccttctcggcctcggcgcgcgcgtccttcttcacgccgcgcgcgtacgctaccgagtcggccgccccgccccagccccagtccaaggacacggcggcggacgccgtcgccgacgtgcgcgtcATCCCCAAGTCGCTGCCCATCTGGCTGCTCGGCTGCTCGGCCCTCGTGTTCggcatcatcgtcatcggcgGCCTCACGCGCCTCACCGAGTCTGGTCTTTCGATTGTCGAGTGGAACCCCATCACTGGTATGCGCCCGCCCATCTCTGACGCCGAGTGGGACGCCGAGTGGGAGAAGTACAAGCTGTCGCCTGAGGGCATCAT GATCAACGCAAACATCACGCGCGAGGAGTTCAAGTTCATCTTCTTCATGGAGTGGGCTCACCGTCTtgccggccgcgcgctcggcgtcgtcttcgtcgtgCCCGCCATCTACTACTGCTCCCGGTATAAGCTCCCCCGGGGCCTCCCGACCACGCTCttggcgctcgcggccggtATCGGCCTCCAGGGCGTGCTCGGCTGGTACATGGTCAAGTCGGGCCTCGAGCAGGAGATTGTCGAGAACAATGCCGTCCCCCGCGTGTCGCAGTACCGTCTCGCCGCTCACCtctccgccgccctcgcgctctACGTCGGCATGGTCCACACCGCCTTCTCGCTCCGCCGTGACCAGAAGCTCGCTGCCCAGGCGCGCTCTGgccccgccggcctcgctgccgttGAGAAGCTCGCTACCGCCCTCAACTCGCCCGCTGTCAAGAAGTTCCGCGGCTTCATCGGCGTCATTGGCGCCATGGTCTTCCTCACTGCTGTCTCGGGTGCCTTTGTGGCTGGTCTTGACGCCGGTCTCGTCTACAACGAGTTCCCCACCATGGGTGGCAAGCTCATCCCGGACACTGACGAGCTTTTTGACAAGCGCtacgccaaggccgccgacaagtCGGACAACTGGTGGCGCAACATGCTCGAGAACCCCGTCACTGCCCAGTTTGACCACCGTGTTTTG GCCATCACCACCTTCACCTTCCTTGTCGCCCAGCACCTGattgcccgccgccccgtTCTCCGTCTCGGCCCCAACGCCCTCCCCCGTTCGTCCCAGCGCTGGTCGGCCTGgactgccgctgccgcccttGGCCAGGTCACCCTCGGTATCACCACCCTCCTTTACCTCGTCCCCATtccgcttgccgccgcccaccaggCCGGCTCGGTCGTGCTCCTCACTTGCTTGATGGGTCTGGCCGCGTCGATGCGCCGCCCTGGCCGTGCCCTCAACGCCATGCGCCAAGCGgtcaagcagcagcaggcgcccAAGGCTCCTCCCAAGGCATGA
- the arv1 gene encoding Protein arv1 — MATATEKPAAATTPAPAPAPADPTPLCTTCAHPAPHVYTTYTSKSNIRLGVCTHCGAFIDPLIEAPALLLVLDLVLLKPRVFLHLLFNRGSPPLDASAGAPPGSAASSSSSAAQPPCPYLARVRHDLAALGVATLAADVGVRVLPLLQSPGSFNATLKAVILTVVAAALELLAQHAATLALALAILYARGWYPARKGGSLSSRDGRQRSFVPELVPLVLLYTTLFPLLLQLALSIWYAPPASIHETLLPTAASASVLPERVVAALPAALADSIKAAEDGVVAAWSGANRVWAGTRLLGGMSAGFGLRVLLPTRPWETTSIVIFGWVAALLAAQWLDPLLLG; from the exons atggccacggccaccgaAAAGCCAgccgcggccaccacgcccgcccccgcccccgcgccggccgacccAACCCCCCTCTGCACAACCTGCGcgcaccccgcgccgcacgtGTACACGACGTACACGTCCAAGTCGAACATCCGCCTGGGAGTCTGC ACGCACTGCGGCGCGTTCATCGACCCGCTGATCGAAGCGCccgcgctgctcctcgtcctcgacctcgtgctcCTCAAGCCGCGCGTGTTCCTGCACCTCCTGTTCAACCGCGGCTCGCCGCCCCTCGACGCGAGCgcaggcgcgccgccaggcagcgcggcgtcgtcttctaGCTCGGCGGCGCAACCGCCCTGCCCCtacctcgcgcgcgtgcggcacgacctcgctgccctcggggtcgcgacgctcgctgccgatgtcggcgtgcgcgtcctCCCGCTCCTCCAGTCCCCCGGGTCGTTCAACGCGACGCTCAAAGCGGTGATACTCACCGTCgttgcggcggcgctcgagctgctcgcgcagcacgcagcgacgctggccctcgccctcgctaTCCTCTACGCGCGGGGGTGGTACCCCGCCAGAAAAGGCGGCAGCTTGAGCTCGCGGGACGGAAGACAACGCTCCTTCGTGCCAGAGCTCGTGCCCCTCGTACTGCTGTACACGACCCTCttcccgctcctcctccagctcgccctGAGCATATGGTACGCGCCCCCAGCGAGCATCCACGAGACGCTCCTCcccaccgcggcgtcggcgagcgtgctCCCAGAACGCGTGGTCGCTGCCCTGCCCGCAGCGCTCGCGGACAGCatcaaggcggccgaggacggcgtcgtcgctgcgtgGTCTGGCGCGAACCGCGTCTGGGCGGGCACGaggctgctcggcggcatgAGCGCCGGCTTCGGGCTGCGCGTGTTGTTGCCGACGCGGCCTTGGGAGACTACCTCGATCGTCATTTTCGGGtgggtcgcggcgctgctggcggcgcagTGGCTCGACCCGTTGCTTCTGGGGTGA
- the THG_1 gene encoding putative tRNA(His) guanylyltransferase, with translation MAKSRFEYVKNYELPDPLLPNAHIVVRVDGRGFHKFSDAHNFEKPNDQRALDLMNAAARAVMDEFGDVVLAFGQSDEYSFLMRRSTNVYSRRRSKINSTVASIFTSAYVFNWAKYFPGAELLYPPTFDSRVVLYPGEKEVRDYFSWRQADSEWCGWAVDADGSGGPVHCLRRGGGVPMSPRHRLTPPPAHINNLYNTCFWALVHDGQTPREANRTLQGTNSKDKNELLFSRFGTNYNDIPPYFRKGSVLVRVDPNPVPVVLLEADDDADDDGDEDATPEAALASAVEKRLSVEAAAKANGEDASGPKQAGGSAMPTTEAAHAKKAKPYEGTTGEIVVLHEDIIRNPFWRARPWLLA, from the exons aTGGCCAAATCCCGCTTTGAATACGTCAAGAACTACGAGCTGCCCGACCCGCTCCTCCCGAACGCGCACATCGTGGTGCGGGTCGACGGGCGGGGGTTCCACAA GTTCTCCGACGCGCACAACTTTGAAAAGCCGAAtgaccagcgcgcgctggatCTCATgaacgccgctgcgcgcgccgtcatggacgagtttggcgacgtcgtgctgGCGTTTGGCCAGAGCGACGAGTACAG TTTCCTCATGCGGCGCTCGACAAACGTGTACAGCCGGAGAAGAAG TAAGATCAACTCAACCGTCGCGTCCATCTTCACATCCGCGTACGTGTTCAACTGGGCAAAGTACTTCCCCGGCGCGGAGCTGCTGTACCCGCCCACATTCGACTCGCGCGTTGTGCTCTACCCCGGGGAGAAGGAGGTGCGGGATTACTTTTCCTGGCGGCAGGCGGACAGTGAGTGGTGCGGCTGGGCCGTGGACGCGGACGGTAGTGGCGGTCCAGTGCACTGTCtacggcgtggcggcggcgtgcccatGAGCCCTCGACACCGgctgacaccacccccagCTCACATCAACAACCTGTACAACACGTGCTTCTGGGCGCTGGTGCACGACGGTCAGACGCCACGAGAAGCGAACAGGACGCTACAG ggCACAAACTCAAAGGACAAGAACGAGCTCCTCTTCTCCCGCTTCGGCACAAACTACAACGACATTCCGCCATACTTCCGCAAGGGCAGCGTGCTGGTCCGCGTCGACCCGAACCCCGTGCCCGTTGTGCTGCtggaagccgacgacgacgcagacgacgacggggacgaggacgcaACGCCCGAAGCGGCCctcgcgagcgccgtcgAGAAGCGCCTgtcggtcgaggcggcggccaaggccaacggTGAGGACGCATCCGGGCCCAAGCAGGCCGGCGGGAGCGCCATGCCCaccaccgaggcggcgcacgccaagaaggccaagccgTACGAGGGCACCACGGGGGAGATTGTCGTTCTCCACGAGGATATCATCCGCAACCCGTTCTGGCGGGCACGGCCATGGCTCCTGGCGTAG
- the THG_1 gene encoding putative tRNA(His) guanylyltransferase, which translates to MAKSRFEYVKNYELPDPLLPNAHIVVRVDGRGFHKFSDAHNFEKPNDQRALDLMNAAARAVMDEFGDVVLAFGQSDEYSFLMRRSTNVYSRRRSKINSTVASIFTSAYVFNWAKYFPGAELLYPPTFDSRVVLYPGEKEVRDYFSWRQADTHINNLYNTCFWALVHDGQTPREANRTLQGTNSKDKNELLFSRFGTNYNDIPPYFRKGSVLVRVDPNPVPVVLLEADDDADDDGDEDATPEAALASAVEKRLSVEAAAKANGEDASGPKQAGGSAMPTTEAAHAKKAKPYEGTTGEIVVLHEDIIRNPFWRARPWLLA; encoded by the exons aTGGCCAAATCCCGCTTTGAATACGTCAAGAACTACGAGCTGCCCGACCCGCTCCTCCCGAACGCGCACATCGTGGTGCGGGTCGACGGGCGGGGGTTCCACAA GTTCTCCGACGCGCACAACTTTGAAAAGCCGAAtgaccagcgcgcgctggatCTCATgaacgccgctgcgcgcgccgtcatggacgagtttggcgacgtcgtgctgGCGTTTGGCCAGAGCGACGAGTACAG TTTCCTCATGCGGCGCTCGACAAACGTGTACAGCCGGAGAAGAAG TAAGATCAACTCAACCGTCGCGTCCATCTTCACATCCGCGTACGTGTTCAACTGGGCAAAGTACTTCCCCGGCGCGGAGCTGCTGTACCCGCCCACATTCGACTCGCGCGTTGTGCTCTACCCCGGGGAGAAGGAGGTGCGGGATTACTTTTCCTGGCGGCAGGCGGACA CTCACATCAACAACCTGTACAACACGTGCTTCTGGGCGCTGGTGCACGACGGTCAGACGCCACGAGAAGCGAACAGGACGCTACAG ggCACAAACTCAAAGGACAAGAACGAGCTCCTCTTCTCCCGCTTCGGCACAAACTACAACGACATTCCGCCATACTTCCGCAAGGGCAGCGTGCTGGTCCGCGTCGACCCGAACCCCGTGCCCGTTGTGCTGCtggaagccgacgacgacgcagacgacgacggggacgaggacgcaACGCCCGAAGCGGCCctcgcgagcgccgtcgAGAAGCGCCTgtcggtcgaggcggcggccaaggccaacggTGAGGACGCATCCGGGCCCAAGCAGGCCGGCGGGAGCGCCATGCCCaccaccgaggcggcgcacgccaagaaggccaagccgTACGAGGGCACCACGGGGGAGATTGTCGTTCTCCACGAGGATATCATCCGCAACCCGTTCTGGCGGGCACGGCCATGGCTCCTGGCGTAG